A genome region from Micromonospora peucetia includes the following:
- a CDS encoding aldo/keto reductase: protein MDHEDQTTVLLPGDVRMPLLGFGTWQATGQAGYDAVLAALDAGYRHVDTATMYGNEEEVGRAVRESGLRREDIFVTTKLPPERVGRERETIEASLTALGTDQVDLWLVHWPPANPTDNIPVWREMLAARDEGLTRAVGVSNYATAQIDELIQATEENPAVNQIRWSPSLYDRQRYKEIRDRGVVLEGYSPFKTSDLADPVLTRIAAAHDVSPAQVVLRWHIDHEIVVIPKSVTPERIRVNADVFHFSLTAEEMRDIDALGNP from the coding sequence ATGGACCACGAGGACCAGACCACCGTCCTGCTCCCGGGTGACGTGCGGATGCCGCTGCTCGGCTTCGGCACCTGGCAGGCCACCGGCCAGGCCGGGTACGACGCGGTGCTCGCCGCGCTCGACGCCGGCTACCGGCACGTCGACACCGCCACGATGTACGGCAACGAGGAGGAGGTCGGCCGGGCGGTCCGGGAGAGCGGGCTGCGCCGCGAGGACATCTTCGTCACCACCAAGCTGCCGCCGGAGCGGGTCGGCCGGGAGCGGGAGACGATCGAGGCGAGCCTGACGGCGCTCGGCACCGACCAGGTCGACCTGTGGCTGGTCCACTGGCCGCCGGCGAACCCCACGGACAACATCCCCGTCTGGCGCGAGATGCTCGCCGCCCGGGACGAGGGACTCACCCGCGCGGTGGGGGTGAGCAACTACGCCACCGCCCAGATCGACGAGCTGATCCAGGCGACCGAGGAGAACCCGGCCGTCAACCAGATCCGGTGGAGCCCCTCGTTGTACGACCGGCAGCGGTACAAGGAGATCCGGGACCGGGGCGTGGTGCTGGAGGGCTACAGCCCGTTCAAGACCAGCGACCTCGCCGACCCGGTGCTGACCCGGATCGCCGCCGCGCACGACGTCTCCCCGGCCCAGGTGGTGCTCCGCTGGCACATCGACCACGAGATCGTGGTCATCCCCAAGTCGGTGACCCCGGAGCGGATCCGCGTCAACGCCGACGTCTTCCACTTCTCGCTCACCGCCGAGGAGATGCGCGACATCGACGCCCTCGGCAACCCCTGA